A window of the Amblyraja radiata isolate CabotCenter1 chromosome 5, sAmbRad1.1.pri, whole genome shotgun sequence genome harbors these coding sequences:
- the kcnf1 gene encoding potassium voltage-gated channel subfamily F member 1: MGTEPRSPDSSETDYSDDQELVVNIGGVRHVLYGYAVNRYPESRLAELMDCTDNEAISSLCDDYDKSKREFYFDRDPDSFKCVMELYYFGEIHIKKGICPICFKNELDFWKIDVDFLDECCKCHLGEKNDELEEIAQQVKLILADRGESADTCWGKTEKFLWKLMEKPDSSCPARVIAVLSFLFILISSVVMCMSTIPELQVMDEDGDLVEHPAMDSIETACIGWFTAEYILRLLSAPHKLKFALAFMNIIDVLAILPFYVSLILTTVGATLMELTNVQQAIQALRIMRIARIFKLARHSSGLQTLTYALKRSFKELGLLLMYLAIGIFVFAALGYTMEQSHPETLFKSIPQSFWWAIITMTTVGYGDIYPKTTLGKINAAVSFLCGIIAIALPIHPIINNFVRYYNKQKVLETAAKHELELMELNAKAREAEDSRRQHIDIVITKTSNLSLNKSINTYSDAFTPLLAEEKLHRNRLQSCK; the protein is encoded by the coding sequence ATGGGGACGGAGCCCAGAAGCCCAGATTCGAGTGAAACAGATTATTCGGACGATCAGGAGCTGGTTGTGAACATCGGCGGGGTCCGCCACGTACTGTATGGGTATGCGGTGAACCGTTACCCGGAGAGTCGGTTGGCAGAACTGATGGACTGCACTGACAACGAAGCCATCTCCTCTCTCTGCGACGACTACGACAAAAGCAAGAGAGAGTTCTACTTCGACCGAGACCCAGACTCCTTCAAGTGTGTGATGGAACTGTACTATTTCGGAGAAATCCACATTAAAAAAGGGATTTGCCCCATTTGTTTCAAAAATGAACTAGACTTCTGGAAGATCGACGTGGACTTTCTGGATGAGTGTTGCAAATGTCACCTGGGTGAGAAGAACGACGAGCTGGAGGAAATTGCCCAACAAGTGAAGCTGATCCTGGCCGACAGGGGGGAATCGGCTGATACCTGTTGGGGCAAAACTGAAAAATTCCTCTGGAAACTGATGGAAAAGCCGGATTCGTCTTGTCCGGCCAGAGTGATTGCCGTCTTATCCTTCCTGTTTATCCTGATCTCCTCCGTGGTGATGTGCATGAGCACCATACCCGAGCTCCAGGTGATGGACGAGGATGGGGACCTGGTGGAGCACCCAGCCATGGACTCAATCGAGACGGCGTGCATCGGTTGGTTCACGGCCGAGTACATCCTCCGGCTGCTCTCGGCGCCCCACAAGCTGAAGTTTGCGCTCGCTTTCATGAACATAATCGACGTGCTGGCCATTCTGCCTTTCTACGTCAGCCTGATCCTCACCACGGTCGGGGCGACCCTGATGGAGTTGACGAATGTGCAGCAAGCCATCCAGGCTCTCCGAATCATGCGGATAGCACGAATCTTTAAACTGGCGAGACACTCCAGCGGTCTCCAGACCCTCACCTACGCGCTGAAAAGGAGCTTTAAGGAACTGGGCTTGTTGCTCATGTACTTGGCAATTGGCATTTTCGTGTTTGCGGCTTTAGGTTACACGATGGAACAAAGCCACCCCGAAACGCTCTTTAAAAGTATACCGCAGTCCTTCTGGTGGGCTATCATCACCATGACCACCGTTGGATATGGGGATATCTACCCAAAGACAACTCTGGGGAAGATCAATGCGGCCGTCAGCTTTCTCTGTGGCATCATAGCCATCGCCTTGCCTATCCACCCTATTATTAATAACTTTGTCAGATATTATAATAAACAGAAAGTATTGGAAACAGCTGCAAAACACGAACTTGAATTAATGGAATTGAATGCCAAAGCCAGAGAGGCCGAAGATTCCAGACGTCAACATATAGATATTGTGATCACCAAAACAAGTAACCTCTCGCTCAATAAGAGTATTAACACTTACAGCGACGCTTTTACTCCACTTTTAGCAGAGGAAAAATTGCATCGAAATAGGCTTCAGAGCTGCAAATGA